One genomic window of Quercus robur chromosome 6, dhQueRobu3.1, whole genome shotgun sequence includes the following:
- the LOC126688595 gene encoding KIN14B-interacting protein At4g14310, giving the protein MSASSTRRLKDHGVGGGATKPAAKTLTPISATKPKNPTLQKSASGKENPRPTTLTSRSQKPTLRPVPRVDKTVSMSLSNDGADSRVRWSTSSAPRGRSSSPSDPIRVFSDRRVSNPVGGTRQKKGSRDLSATRTRASRDCIESVELEKKSGLCEKFKMGGVESGKKLNGIRVLENCNGKLNLSSDSMNFDEKVGLGVSVGVDKVFKSNEEVVKVGNGFEKSLNDSKNEKGLVEDGLGGQVSNKYPSKLHEKLAFLEGKVKRIASDIKRTKEMLDMNNPDTSKVILSDIQSKISGIEKAMVIVGGDSDGKVGVLKGNGEREDGVVEKGKSVEGDSAKSSVKGLNCEELEARLFPHHKLLRNRTTLKVTSGGTQIHDPHVVGSNCESKVEGKLFSPIDENPIAVEFLASLNTEQAKVTTRDQQAGLEYCEVQEMDGAASTGAQDSSNIFNDKRDFELKLTTDERLDEFDDQENIENAIIGEEIEDTCIDQLNEIGCKTSTGGWFVSEGEAVLLTHIDGCCSFYDIANSEEKAEYKPPSGVSSGIWRDCWIIRAPGADGCSGRYVVAASAGNAMDSGFCSWDFYTKDVRAFQIEEGTISSRTVLGPLSNNFVHRRTSVHSILAPETRQWWYRPCGPLIISTASCQKGVRIFDIRDGEQIMKWDVQKPVLTMDYSSPVQWRNRGKVVVAEAETISVWDVNSLSPQALVSVSLSGRKVSALHVNNTDAELGGGVRQRVSSAEAEGNDGVFCTMDSINILDFRHPSGVGLKIPKLGVSVQSVFSRGDSIFLGCSSLRSVGGKQSSSQVQQYSLRKQRLYSTYDFPESNAHFHHTAITQVWGNSNLIMGACGLGLFVFDAMRDDGLQSLTIDSGNTQKVIDTIGPNDLCSPSFDYLSSRALLISRDRPAVWRRLSEV; this is encoded by the exons ATGTCCGCCTCATCAACTCGCCGCCTCAAAGACCACGGCGTCGGAGGCGGCGCAACCAAACCCGCCGCAAAAACCTTAACCCCAATCTCCGccaccaaacccaaaaaccctaCTTTACAGAAATCTGCCTCCGGCAAAGAGAACCCCAGGCCCACCACCCTTACTTCTCGGTCCCAAAAGCCCACTCTCCGCCCAGTTCCTCGCGTCGACAAGACCGTGTCCATGTCTCTCTCCAACGACGGCGCCGATTCGCGTGTCCGGTGGTCCACGTCATCTGCCCCTAGAGGTAGGAGCTCTAGTCCTTCTGATCCCATTAGGGTTTTCTCAGATCGTAGGGTTTCGAATCCTGTGGGTGGTACTAGGCAGAAAAAGGGGTCTAGGGATTTGAGTGCAACTCGGACTAGGGCTTCTAGGGATTGCATAGAAAGTGTGGAATTGGAAAAAAAGAGTGGGCTTtgtgaaaaatttaaaatgggAGGAGTGGAAAGTGGGAAGAAATTGAATGGGATTAGGGTTTTGGAAAATTGTAACGGGAAGCTTAATTTAAGCTCAGATTCGATGAATTTTGATGAAAAAGTTGGACTTGGTGTTAGTGTTGGGGTTGATAAGGTTTTCAAGTCGAATGAGGAAGTTGTGAAGGTTGGAAATGGTTTTGAGAAGTCTTTGAATGATTCGAAGAATGAGAAGGGCTTAGTTGAAGATGGGTTGGGTGGTCAGGTCAGTAACAAGTATCCGAGCAAACTTCATGAAAAGCTTGCGTTTTTGGAAGGGAAAGTGAAGAGGATTGCGTCGGATATTAAGAGAACAAAGGAGATGTTAGATATGAATAACCCCGACACATCAAAGGTGATACTTTCAGATATTCAGAGCAAGATTTCAGGGATTGAGAAGGCGATGGTTATTGTTGGAGGCGATTCAGATGGGAAAGTTGGGGTGTTGAAAGGAAATGGTGAGCGTGAGGATGGGGTGGTTGAGAAGGGAAAGAGTGTGGAAGGGGATAGTGCTAAAAGTTCGGTTAAAGGGTTGAATTGTGAGGAACTGGAAGCTAGACTCTTTCCTCATCATAAGTTGCTCAGAAATCGGACGACTTTGAAAGTAACATCAGGTGGTACTCAAATTCATGACCCACATGTTGTAGGATCTAATTGTGAATCAAAGGTGGAGGGGAAATTGTTTAGCCCTATTGATGAGAACCCAATAGCAGTTGAGTTCTTGGCTTCCTTGAATACCGAGCAAGCTAAAGTCACCACGAGGGACCAGCAAGCTGGTTTAGAATATTGTGAAGTTCAAGAAATGGATGGCGCTGCCTCTACAGGAGCTCAagattcttcaaatattttcaaTGATAAGCGTGATTTTGAGCTCAAGCTCACAACTGATGAGAGACTTGATGAGTTTGATGATCAGGAGAATATAGAGAATGCAATAATTGGTGAGGAGATAGAAGATACTTGCATTGATCAGCTGAATGAAATTGGCTGTAAGACCTCAACAGGAGGATGGTTTGTCTCTGAGGGGGAGGCAGTGCTACTCACCCATATAGATGGTTGTTGCTCATTTTATGATATTGCTAATTCTGAG GAGAAGGCTGAGTACAAGCCTCCATCTGGAGTCTCATCTGGTATATGGAGGGATTGTTGGATAATTCGTGCTCCTGGTGCGGATGGCTGCTCGGGAAGATATGTTGTGGCTGCATCTGCTGGGAATGCCATGGATTCAGGATTTTGCTCCTGGGATTTCTACACCAAAGATGTGCGAGCTTTCCAAATTGAGGAAGGTACAATTTCTTCCAGAACAGTACTTGGTCCCTTATCCAATAACTTTGTACATAGAAGAACTTCTGTTCATAGTATTCTGGCCCCGGAAACTCGGCAATGGTGGTATAGACCCTGTGGACCTCTCATAATCTCAACTGCCAGCTGTCAGAAGGGTGTGAGAATTTTTGATATTCGTGATGGGGAGCAAATTATGAAATGGGATGTGCAGAAGCCTGTGTTGACAATGGACTATTCAAGCCCAGTGCAGTGGAGAAACAGAGGAAAAGTAGTTGTTGCTGAAGCAGAGACAATTTCAGTGTGGGATGTGAATTCTCTCAGTCCTCAAGCACTAGTATCTGTGTCTTTGTCTGGTCGAAAAGTTTCTGCTCTTCATGTGAACAATACTGATGCTGAATTGGGTGGTGGGGTTCGTCAAAG AGTAAGTTCAGCGGAAGCAGAAGGAAATGATGGTGTATTCTGCACCATGGATTCTATCAATATTTTGGACTTTCGCCACCCATCTGGGGTAGGTCTTAAGATACCAAAACTTGGTGTCAGTGTACAGTCAGTTTTCTCTCGAGGAGATTCTATCTTCCTTGGCTGCTCTAGTTTAAGGTCAGTAGGGGGAAAGCAGTCTTCTTCACAGGTGCAACAGTACTCATTGCGCAAACAAAGGCTATACAGCACTTATGATTTCCCAGAATCCAATGCACACTTCCACCACACAGCAATAACACAAGTTTGGGGAAATTCAAACCTTATAATGGGTGCCTGTGGGTTGGGGCTATTTGTATTTGATGCCATGAGGGATGATGGGTTGCAGTCTCTCACCATTGATTCTGGGAACACTCAAAAAGTTATAGATACCATTGGTCCAAATGACTTGTGTTCCCCTTCCTTTGATTACTTGTCATCTCGTGCTCTCCTTATATCAAGAGATCGCCCAGCAGTGTGGAGGCGCTTATCAGAGGTATGA